One part of the Rhodococcus oxybenzonivorans genome encodes these proteins:
- the trpC gene encoding indole-3-glycerol phosphate synthase TrpC yields MTVLDSILDGVRADVAAREAVLDFAAVKAAAAAAPPALDAAAALLEPGIGVIAEVKRASPSKGPLAEITDPAELAKAYEAGGARVISVLTEERRFQGSLADLDAVRRAVSIPILRKDFIVGPYQIHEARAHGADVVLLIVAALEQHALASLIDRTESLGMTALVEVHTEEEANRALEAGARVIGVNARNLKTLEVDKNTFGEIAPGLPTETIKIAESGVRGTADLLAYAGAGADAVLVGEGLVTSGDPRKAVADLVNAGAHPSCPKPSR; encoded by the coding sequence ATGACCGTTCTCGACTCGATTCTCGACGGAGTGCGCGCCGATGTGGCCGCCCGCGAAGCCGTCCTTGACTTCGCCGCTGTCAAGGCCGCCGCGGCTGCCGCACCGCCTGCGCTCGACGCGGCGGCAGCTCTGCTCGAGCCTGGCATCGGAGTCATCGCCGAGGTCAAGCGTGCAAGCCCGTCGAAGGGCCCGCTCGCCGAGATCACCGACCCCGCCGAACTCGCCAAGGCCTACGAGGCCGGCGGCGCCCGGGTCATCAGCGTGCTCACCGAGGAACGACGTTTTCAGGGATCCCTCGCCGACCTCGACGCCGTCCGGCGTGCGGTCAGCATCCCGATCCTGCGTAAAGACTTCATCGTCGGGCCGTACCAGATCCACGAGGCCCGCGCGCACGGCGCCGACGTCGTCCTGCTCATCGTCGCCGCGCTCGAGCAGCATGCGCTGGCGTCGTTGATCGACCGCACCGAGTCGCTGGGAATGACCGCGCTGGTCGAGGTTCACACCGAAGAGGAAGCCAACCGGGCACTCGAGGCCGGCGCCAGGGTGATCGGCGTCAACGCCCGAAACCTCAAGACACTCGAGGTCGACAAGAACACCTTCGGGGAGATCGCACCCGGACTGCCCACCGAAACCATCAAGATCGCCGAATCCGGTGTCCGGGGTACCGCCGACCTCCTCGCCTACGCGGGTGCCGGAGCGGACGCCGTACTCGTCGGCGAAGGCCTCGTCACCAGCGGAGATCCACGCAAGGCCGTGGCC